Proteins from a genomic interval of Thamnophis elegans isolate rThaEle1 chromosome 2, rThaEle1.pri, whole genome shotgun sequence:
- the LOC116503395 gene encoding H-2 class I histocompatibility antigen, Q9 alpha chain-like isoform X2 codes for MARSSASLWLLGLLAIALWESSVGASSHSLKYFSTSILDPSQGQQPHFVSVGYVDDQLFIHYDSHSQRVKPQVSWMEKFGKDNPQYWDSQTQISRGTEEMSRGDLETLRIRYNQSEGLHTWQLMYGCELQRDKSKRGFYQYGYEGRTFITFDKETPTWVAPVPQAQITQRKWDALPAQNQYIKSYLEEECIEWLEKYLSYGKETLQRTETPKVTVSSRTEVEDGMEMHICQVHGFYPRDIDASWRRDGEVWLEETFHGSVAPNADGTYHYWLSIRIDPKERSRYRCHVEHDGLQKPLDLELKEPTNSKSNLGLIIGCVVAALVLACIGILVFFKKRQDDYKAAPTSDRGPISSDQGSNRTV; via the exons ATGGCCCGGAGCTCTGCGTCCCTCTggctcctggggctgctggcgaTCGCCCTATGGGAGAGTTCCGTTG GCGCCTCCTCCCACTCCCTGAAGTATTTCTCCACCTCCATCTTGGACCCCAGTCAGGGGCAGCAGCCCCACTTTGTCTCTGTGGGGTACGTGGACGATCAGCTTTTCATTCACTACGACAGCCACAGCCAGAGGGTGAAGCCTCAAGTCTCCTGGATGGAGAAGTTTGGGAAGGACAATCCCCAGTACTGGGACAGTCAGACCCAGATATCACGTGGCACTGAGGAGATGTCCAGAGGAGACCTGGAGACTCTGAGGATTCGCTACAATCAGAGTGAAG GCCTTCACACATGGCAGCTGATGTATGGCTGTGAGCTGCAGAGAGACAAGAGCAAAAGAGGGTTTTATCAGTATGGCTACGAAGGGAGGACCTTCATCACCTTCGACAAGGAGACCCCCACCTGGGTGGCTCCCGTCCCCCAGGCCCAGATTACCCAGAGGAAATGGGACGCTCTTCCAGCACAAAATCAGTACATAAAGTCCTACCTGGAGGAGGAATGCATTGAGTGGCTGGAGAAGTACCTGTCCTATGGGAAGGAGACGCTGCAGAGGACAG AGACCCCAAAGGTGACGGTGAGCAGCCGGACGGAGGTGGAGGATGGGATGGAGATGCACATCTGCCAGGTCCATGGCTTCTACCCCAGGGACATCGATGCCTCCTGGAGGAGGGATGGGGAGGtatggctggaagagaccttccaTGGGTCTGTGGCCCCCAATGCGGATGGGACCTACCACTACTGGCTCAGCATCCGGATTGACCCCAAAGAGAGGAGCCGCTATCGGTGCCATGTGGAGCACGATGGCCTGCAGAAGCCTCTGGACTTGGAGCTGAAGG AACCAACCAATTCAAAATCCAACCTGGGGCTCATCATTGGCTGCGTTGTGGCTGCCCTTGTCCTGGCGTGTATTGGGATCCTGGTATTCTTCA AAAAACGTCAAGATGACTACAAAGCAGCACCAA caaGTGACAGAGGACCCATCAGTTCAGACCAGG
- the LOC116503395 gene encoding H-2 class I histocompatibility antigen, Q9 alpha chain-like isoform X1: MARSSASLWLLGLLAIALWESSVGASSHSLKYFSTSILDPSQGQQPHFVSVGYVDDQLFIHYDSHSQRVKPQVSWMEKFGKDNPQYWDSQTQISRGTEEMSRGDLETLRIRYNQSEGLHTWQLMYGCELQRDKSKRGFYQYGYEGRTFITFDKETPTWVAPVPQAQITQRKWDALPAQNQYIKSYLEEECIEWLEKYLSYGKETLQRTETPKVTVSSRTEVEDGMEMHICQVHGFYPRDIDASWRRDGEVWLEETFHGSVAPNADGTYHYWLSIRIDPKERSRYRCHVEHDGLQKPLDLELKEPTNSKSNLGLIIGCVVAALVLACIGILVFFKKRQDDYKAAPTSDRGSSSSDQGSNQTV; encoded by the exons ATGGCCCGGAGCTCTGCGTCCCTCTggctcctggggctgctggcgaTCGCCCTATGGGAGAGTTCCGTTG GCGCCTCCTCCCACTCCCTGAAGTATTTCTCCACCTCCATCTTGGACCCCAGTCAGGGGCAGCAGCCCCACTTTGTCTCTGTGGGGTACGTGGACGATCAGCTTTTCATTCACTACGACAGCCACAGCCAGAGGGTGAAGCCTCAAGTCTCCTGGATGGAGAAGTTTGGGAAGGACAATCCCCAGTACTGGGACAGTCAGACCCAGATATCACGTGGCACTGAGGAGATGTCCAGAGGAGACCTGGAGACTCTGAGGATTCGCTACAATCAGAGTGAAG GCCTTCACACATGGCAGCTGATGTATGGCTGTGAGCTGCAGAGAGACAAGAGCAAAAGAGGGTTTTATCAGTATGGCTACGAAGGGAGGACCTTCATCACCTTCGACAAGGAGACCCCCACCTGGGTGGCTCCCGTCCCCCAGGCCCAGATTACCCAGAGGAAATGGGACGCTCTTCCAGCACAAAATCAGTACATAAAGTCCTACCTGGAGGAGGAATGCATTGAGTGGCTGGAGAAGTACCTGTCCTATGGGAAGGAGACGCTGCAGAGGACAG AGACCCCAAAGGTGACGGTGAGCAGCCGGACGGAGGTGGAGGATGGGATGGAGATGCACATCTGCCAGGTCCATGGCTTCTACCCCAGGGACATCGATGCCTCCTGGAGGAGGGATGGGGAGGtatggctggaagagaccttccaTGGGTCTGTGGCCCCCAATGCGGATGGGACCTACCACTACTGGCTCAGCATCCGGATTGACCCCAAAGAGAGGAGCCGCTATCGGTGCCATGTGGAGCACGATGGCCTGCAGAAGCCTCTGGACTTGGAGCTGAAGG AACCAACCAATTCAAAATCCAACCTGGGGCTCATCATTGGCTGCGTTGTGGCTGCCCTTGTCCTGGCGTGTATTGGGATCCTGGTATTCTTCA AAAAACGTCAAGATGACTACAAAGCAGCACCAA caaGTGACAGAGGATCCAGCAGTTCAGACCAGG GGAGCAACCAGACTGTTTAG
- the LOC116503395 gene encoding H-2 class I histocompatibility antigen, Q9 alpha chain-like isoform X3, with protein sequence MARSSASLWLLGLLAIALWESSVGASSHSLKYFSTSILDPSQGQQPHFVSVGYVDDQLFIHYDSHSQRVKPQVSWMEKFGKDNPQYWDSQTQISRGTEEMSRGDLETLRIRYNQSEGLHTWQLMYGCELQRDKSKRGFYQYGYEGRTFITFDKETPTWVAPVPQAQITQRKWDALPAQNQYIKSYLEEECIEWLEKYLSYGKETLQRTETPKVTVSSRTEVEDGMEMHICQVHGFYPRDIDASWRRDGEVWLEETFHGSVAPNADGTYHYWLSIRIDPKERSRYRCHVEHDGLQKPLDLELKEPTNSKSNLGLIIGCVVAALVLACIGILVFFKGEFG encoded by the exons ATGGCCCGGAGCTCTGCGTCCCTCTggctcctggggctgctggcgaTCGCCCTATGGGAGAGTTCCGTTG GCGCCTCCTCCCACTCCCTGAAGTATTTCTCCACCTCCATCTTGGACCCCAGTCAGGGGCAGCAGCCCCACTTTGTCTCTGTGGGGTACGTGGACGATCAGCTTTTCATTCACTACGACAGCCACAGCCAGAGGGTGAAGCCTCAAGTCTCCTGGATGGAGAAGTTTGGGAAGGACAATCCCCAGTACTGGGACAGTCAGACCCAGATATCACGTGGCACTGAGGAGATGTCCAGAGGAGACCTGGAGACTCTGAGGATTCGCTACAATCAGAGTGAAG GCCTTCACACATGGCAGCTGATGTATGGCTGTGAGCTGCAGAGAGACAAGAGCAAAAGAGGGTTTTATCAGTATGGCTACGAAGGGAGGACCTTCATCACCTTCGACAAGGAGACCCCCACCTGGGTGGCTCCCGTCCCCCAGGCCCAGATTACCCAGAGGAAATGGGACGCTCTTCCAGCACAAAATCAGTACATAAAGTCCTACCTGGAGGAGGAATGCATTGAGTGGCTGGAGAAGTACCTGTCCTATGGGAAGGAGACGCTGCAGAGGACAG AGACCCCAAAGGTGACGGTGAGCAGCCGGACGGAGGTGGAGGATGGGATGGAGATGCACATCTGCCAGGTCCATGGCTTCTACCCCAGGGACATCGATGCCTCCTGGAGGAGGGATGGGGAGGtatggctggaagagaccttccaTGGGTCTGTGGCCCCCAATGCGGATGGGACCTACCACTACTGGCTCAGCATCCGGATTGACCCCAAAGAGAGGAGCCGCTATCGGTGCCATGTGGAGCACGATGGCCTGCAGAAGCCTCTGGACTTGGAGCTGAAGG AACCAACCAATTCAAAATCCAACCTGGGGCTCATCATTGGCTGCGTTGTGGCTGCCCTTGTCCTGGCGTGTATTGGGATCCTGGTATTCTTCA AGGGAGAGtttggatga